In Candidatus Mycalebacterium zealandia, one DNA window encodes the following:
- a CDS encoding adenine phosphoribosyltransferase → MDIKSHIRDVHDFPREGICFHDITPLLQNFEAFSQAVDSMLEMVEGVDFDKIVAIESRGFIFASALCLKMGKGMVLVRKMGKLPHSTQAESYDLEYGTDSLEIHKDAVSKGEKVLVVDDLLATGGTAEASGRLVRSIGGQVAGYLFLIELAGLGGASKLEESVFSVIQFQV, encoded by the coding sequence ATTGACATCAAGAGCCACATACGGGATGTTCACGATTTTCCCCGGGAGGGCATCTGCTTTCACGACATAACCCCTTTACTCCAGAACTTCGAGGCGTTTTCGCAAGCCGTTGACAGTATGTTGGAAATGGTGGAAGGCGTTGATTTTGACAAAATCGTCGCCATAGAATCACGCGGTTTTATTTTTGCGTCCGCTCTGTGCTTAAAGATGGGCAAGGGCATGGTTTTGGTAAGAAAAATGGGGAAACTGCCGCACTCCACACAGGCGGAATCCTATGATCTTGAATACGGAACGGACTCCCTTGAAATACACAAGGATGCGGTCAGCAAAGGTGAAAAGGTTCTTGTAGTGGACGACCTTCTTGCAACCGGAGGCACGGCGGAGGCATCGGGTCGGCTTGTGAGAAGCATAGGGGGGCAGGTTGCCGGCTACCTTTTCCTTATTGAACTTGCCGGTTTGGGGGGCGCGTCCAAATTGGAAGAGTCAGTTTTCTCCGTTATACAGTTTCAAGTTTGA
- the aroB gene encoding 3-dehydroquinate synthase: MKIGDGLFPLIASELAEIPGVDCWAVITDSNVARLHALALISDLKKSVARVEIFDFPAGESNKTRETKQSIEDMMQKSLLGRDCAVIALGGGVVGDLAGFVAATYCRGVPYVQIPTTLVACVDSSVGGKTGVDTPAGKNLIGAFHQPIAVYSDVGLLSTLERAHIIEGVAEVIKYGVIKDPELFAFLEENMDAVLKCDEQALLHIVERSCSIKARVVEEDEKEADLRKILNFGHTVGHAVENLSGYSIPHGGAVAIGMVAEARISREMGFLSEGETRRIEDLIKSAGLPSEVPSEMDGARIFEAMKLDKKVRAGNVEMALPCAIGEMAAVDGSHGIPVDESVL; this comes from the coding sequence ATTAAAATCGGAGACGGGCTTTTTCCGCTTATCGCTTCGGAACTTGCGGAAATTCCCGGTGTGGACTGTTGGGCGGTGATAACCGATTCCAATGTCGCGCGCCTTCACGCTCTGGCGCTTATTTCGGATTTGAAAAAGAGCGTTGCCCGTGTCGAGATTTTTGACTTTCCAGCGGGCGAGAGCAACAAAACAAGGGAAACAAAACAAAGCATTGAGGATATGATGCAGAAATCCCTTCTCGGAAGGGACTGCGCCGTCATAGCTCTTGGAGGCGGTGTTGTGGGAGACCTCGCGGGATTTGTCGCGGCGACATACTGCAGGGGCGTGCCTTACGTTCAAATCCCCACTACACTTGTCGCCTGCGTAGACAGTTCGGTCGGCGGAAAAACCGGTGTTGACACCCCCGCCGGAAAAAACCTCATAGGAGCGTTTCATCAGCCAATAGCCGTTTATTCGGACGTGGGGCTTCTTTCCACTCTTGAGCGCGCACACATTATTGAAGGGGTTGCCGAAGTCATAAAATACGGAGTTATCAAAGATCCGGAACTGTTCGCGTTTCTTGAAGAAAACATGGACGCGGTTCTCAAATGTGATGAGCAGGCGCTGCTTCATATAGTTGAGAGAAGTTGTTCAATCAAAGCGCGCGTTGTGGAAGAGGACGAAAAAGAGGCGGATTTGAGGAAAATCCTCAATTTCGGACACACGGTCGGGCACGCGGTTGAAAACCTTTCGGGCTACTCAATACCGCACGGCGGCGCGGTCGCGATTGGAATGGTTGCCGAAGCGCGAATATCGCGGGAGATGGGTTTTCTGTCCGAAGGTGAAACCCGGAGGATTGAAGATCTGATTAAGTCCGCGGGGCTTCCGTCTGAGGTTCCCTCTGAAATGGATGGCGCGCGGATTTTTGAGGCAATGAAACTTGACAAGAAAGTCCGCGCGGGCAATGTGGAGATGGCTTTGCCGTGCGCAATCGGTGAGATGGCGGCTGTGGACGGTAGTCACGGCATTCCGGTT